A stretch of DNA from Ciona intestinalis chromosome 8, KH, whole genome shotgun sequence:
TTGTCATCCAAACATATGCCGTTGTTGCATAAGTTACTTCGGCAGACAGCTCCtgaaattaaagtaaaatagagTGATACCTATATGTTTActcaatttataaattttaacaaattcttCTACTTATATTCccaatttcaacaaaataaactgtgCCAAAAGTATGTAATTTTAGAAAGTATTGCCACAAACAAATTAGAACAGCAAGTTCAGGAacccattttatttattcttacttttagtttttcctgtaccgtgttttaaagactAGTTTTGTTGCCTAttcccttttttattttgattaatcTGGTTTTCGTTGCCGCATTTAAAgggtttgaaataaaattgatgttatattattttcagGTTGCTGGCCTGCATCCCACATTTGAATTGTTGGCAGAGTTTGCTAATGTGTTAAACACAAAATCACTATCAGAAGTAATTGTGATGTTCATTGGAATGTGCGAGATGAATGAAAAACTCTTTTTCCTATGTTCACTTAAAGAGTGTCATGACATTGCTGAATATTTGGAAGACGCAAATGCCTGCAGAGGAATTTCTTTACGAGATATGTAAGGTTAACATTTCTCATACGAACTTATTGCTAAAAACTGTTGAAAAAaggcattttgtttttagagtAGTTTGTTTCCACGCAATACATTCATAATGGATAACTTTTAtggatttagttttataaataagttcTGTCTTTACAGAggaatattaaatgtttttttttatcctttAGGTATACATTCTGTTCAAGTCCCATTTCTTCAGGAAATAAAGAAGTTCTATCTGTGCTCGCAGCTTTTGTTAATTCCTATGCAAATAATGTTGCAGTGACTGAGCAAGATGTGAAAAGTTTACTGCGGTGGCCACCCCCACAACAAGCTAAAAGTAAAACCGAAATTGAACGCTTGGAAAGCTTGCATGAAGTATTAAGGCTCTATATGTGGCTAAGGTATGCTAGACTAGTATGTGCATATCAACAACGTTAAGgtttatgtaatgtttaaacactgatgttttgtttaatacacatcatgtctgcttacaagctaccacatatattattttatgtgtgtttttttaaaattatctcTGACAACTTGGACACCCAAAAAGGGATCCTGGGATTTAAGCAATTGTCGATAAGTGTCTTGGCTAAAGACACTTACACCAATAAAAGTGGAAGTGTCAAGTCTTATACTCATAACCTCTACTCTGAAGAAAAAATTGAccaaaaaatgggaaaattaTACCATAAATTCTTTGCATTAGTCAGAAATACATactactttattattttcatacTTACTTCACACAGCTATAGATTCAAAGACATTTTTCGTGACATGTTTGCCATCAAAACCATGAGAAGGCATGTTGATCGTTTGATACAAAATTCAGTTTCCAGCAAAAGTAATAGTTATACCAGTAAGTCGCCATCTGAACCAAAAACTGTTCTGACTAACTAATCACTTTTTACTCTTAATTCGACAAAACTGCTGTTCtggtataaaatttaatataagatatattGTAACCAATATTTCATCTGCCATAATACGAAACTTCATCATTTTTATACCTGAACAGCAGTTTCACAATTAGATTCCGGCAccatggcaaagtggttataAGCGGGCCTGTCtgtaactcagaggtaataggttcaaggctcatcgatGCTACCAATGTGgctgtatgtgtctttgggcaagacactcaatgGCAACTGcaccaacccagtagtcacaaATGGGtggtccaaattatcagtcacacataaaaaattataatcaCCCACCAAATAACATAattgataacttgtaagctggcacgaggtgtatgaagcagaacacccatgttataacaactgtcgttttccggccatgtgaggataaagtaagttacacacacacacacattcACGTTATGCTTTGTAACAACATAAGCATATATTCTTATTTTACTTTCCACAGATGCTCACAGAAAAGTAGAACCCATTATTGACTTTACTGTGGATTGATGACAACATTCTTATTATTTATTCGCAAAAGATATTTTAGTAAATTCAAGATACAGATtgatttttcatatatatatcatcAGATAAGTTAAGATACACAAGCACAGTACAAAATCCTTCAGAGGTATCGCATGATACacaaatacaatatagtaTGGAACCTACAATGTATGAGAACTTTTCAACGCTACTAGTGTGTAACACATTCTTGAAAAAACTTGGTAAAGTGGCTTGGTAAAAATCTACTACATGAATGGATTATACACAAAACTGTTTGGAGGTTTAGTCAGTTTGAAAATTGTTCTGCTGCACACTGCATGgggaaaataatattattcaatTTAGCCCGTGGCTCCTACAGTGTACTATAGTTTTACCACAGTGAGCTTGAAATTGAGATTAATCTAGTCACATCACTGCAGTCTGCACATTTCCTAAAGTTAATGTTGGAAATAGTCACTGTTATTGCACTTATACAAGCATATGAAATCTTACaattgtacaaaaaaattaggaaTTTTTAAAAGGAAATTTAAGGAGAAAATCAAGAGCATTTCTAATTAGAACATTATTGATACTTTGACCAAGTGAAAGTTTGAATAGAATCTGCTGGGCTTGTTACATTAAACATGCTTTCATTAGCAACCACTGTAATAGGAACATCATCAGCTGATGTGTTGAGAACCACAAGGACAAAGCTACCACTTGGGGTTTTTGCAGCCACATATTTGATATCACTCGGTAGGTCAGTGCCAGTAGAATGAATTCTCACTGAACCTTCTACCAAAAATTTGCTGAAATGTCCCAAGTGATAAAACATAGGTTGCTTGTAGAATTCGTCTGCAGTTGCATTGGCAATTACAGGACTGTCGTCAAAATTGTTGGCCCAGTTTGGGCCTCCTTGTAAATCAAGACACATGTTCCAATCTACCCAACCAACAGCCCAGTTATTAAGGTTATCAAGAATACTGTTGCTGTATTTTACTcctgtgtcccattttcctaAATCAGGCTGTGGACTGTCCTTGTTACATGCTTCTGTGCCAAGAATAAATGTATCAGGAAACTTATTATGTGTGTCATCTAACACATCAGGTCCAATAAGCCAGTCCCAATACCAATGGACACCAATACCAGAAACATACTGTGCTGCTTCTTTATCTGCAAGAACAACTTCAGGAAAAGCTGGCAAAAAGAGTCGTTGGTCATCTAAAATCATCAGTTTAATATTTCCATATCCATGTTTTCTCAATGCAGGACCCAGGtccatttttacaaaatctctCTGCATTTCTGCAGTGAAACCAGTAGACTGCCAACTACTCTTTACCAGAAGTCCATTTGAAGGTTCATTTTGAACAGTTAAGCCCCAAAATTCGATACCATGCTTTTTATATTCGTCCAAAAATCGTGTGAAATACTCGGCCCATGTTTTATGGTATTTATCTCCTGCTTGTCCTTGTAACCAACCCCTACCAATCTCATTATCAGAAGTTTTTAACCAAGCTGGTGCAGTCCATGGGCTTCCATAAAGAGAAAGGTTATTTTTGGACATTGCAAATGCCGATTTCAAAATCGGAATTTTGTAGTTTATATCTTCCTTAGCTAATGCGAAAGTAGAAAGATTAAAATCGTTCGGAGTATCCAGGTAGGTGTATTCTCGTGTAGAATAATCGCAACTTGCGATAGGTACtcttataatattatattcaaTTCCCAAAGGCCCAAAATAACTAGCAATTAACTGATCTTGTGTCTTAGAGCTCAGAGACTTAATATTAATGGTTGCAGCATCAGTAGCAGCGCCACCAAAGCCTTTGATGGTCTGAAAAACTTTCTCATCGGTTACTGTAATAGTTGGTTGGACAGTCGAAAAGCCTTGTGCTTTTTGAAGTTGTTCCAGTGAAAAATCAAATCTTGATTTACTTTTTGATGTTGTGTACACACTTACCGAGTTCAATGGTACCGGTCGGTTTGTAAGCAGAGTGTCACAATATGTAGCATTGCAAACGCAGACGAACGACTCGTGCCCATAATCTCGAGGTACGCATGGTTCGGACAAAGCACTTTGTATTATAACGACGAATGCAAACAAAAAGCGAATCATTGCCTATCTCAGCCTTTATTCCTGCAATATTAAAGTTAAGACGCACGGTTAAAAATACATCCtcttatttattacaaacttaACCGAAATACTGACTGCTGTACAAGACAAcatgtacaaaacaaaaaagtgacTATGTCGTCATTCTGACAAAATATTATTGATTCTTTTGTTGCGCACGTAGTTAAGTTTAAAGGGTACATTAAATTCAACGGAAAAGCCTCACATTGCAAGATTGCAGAACTACATAACGATAAAGTGGAACTTGTCAACTACATTGAAAATAGGTGGAAAGCAAACAGACTGGACAACTTAAGAGTTATTTGTAAACTTGGTAAAGAAGATATGGTGGATACGAAACATACCGCAGGAACAAACCCACATATGCACATTTCTGTGTCGTCTACCCTACATTTCTACTGCAATAACTCGAAGTTTACTAAATGAAAATCTGTTTCATCATCCTCGTTCCTTACACTTTGATATTTAAGTTTGTTCTGATCAATGTGCAAACAAGTTGCAGCGTTTGTGTACTAACTGCAGTGCCAACAATGCGGGCAAGCATGACAATAATTTCCTAGGGGAGTTACTGGCAGCCTTACAGTGCAAACAGATAAACTTTACAAGGCGTGGTCGTTAGGTTTGATTCTGAGCTCGATTCGCAGTGAGATTATAGTAAGGTTCTGTAAAGCGCTTATAAAACGCCATGCCTTCAAgatttgttgttgtgttgGTCTCTGTACTTGCTGTTTCAGTTTCAATTGGCATCGGAGTTATAATTGGGTATTTTTCTCATCCGTCCGCCAACAGTAACGTCCAGGCACCGATAGAAGATGAGTCTATCCAGCAAAAGTTAATGAATAGTATTAATAAGGAAAATATCCAGACACATCTCAAGTAGGCAACAAATAACCTTGAATCTATAAGTTTAGTATGTTATTTGGCGCAcataaatatacagtagggtgggggaagatggaaagcattttcacttttttccctcgtcccatttggtagtaaagtagtaaactaagaacgttcaaagaattataaaacagtatcttcacgactctaacacgattaagatatatacttggacattatgtgctaaaagtgtcccatcttcccccaccttactatatatatatttcaagaTTCCTGACGAAAAAGCCCCACATCGCGGGGCGAAGCAACGACGAGGTGGAACTTGTGACCTACATTGAAAACGAGTGGAAAGCGAACGGACTGGACAACGTTGTAAGCTACCCGTACAACGTCTTGTTATCATACCCGAAACAAGGAGACTCGAACTACGTTGCAATAGTTGCGGCTGACGGTACAGAGTCAGATATATCACAACGAAAAGAACTAGTCATCGACCCGGAACAAAATGACCCCGACGTGGTAGATCCGTTTAACGCTTATTCTGCGGCGGGAGAGCCGGAGGTATAGTTATTTTTCATCTTCAGgcacacatatagtagggcggggtaagatgggatacgtttttattcttctttctcgtcgcatttggtggtaaacaaagaatttttatagAAATGCATAAAAGTATGGTTGCTCGACTCCAAAAGAGCGTTGATTGCTTAAAACTCGCTCAGGAAATGTAGGATTTAGGTggtaacggtatcccattttacccccaGTACTATATACGTGATAGCGGTATACGAGTGTTTACTGTGCACCATCTATTTCCAACAGGGTGATATCGTCTACGTGAATTACGGAACCATAGACGACTTCATTTACTTAAACAGGACGATGCTCATTGATTTTCACAACAAAATCTGCATCGCAAGATACGGCTCAATTTTCCGAGGAGATAAAGGTAGTCAAGTACAAATGTCGAGTTCTAAGTGTGGTACTGTGGGGGTTGACATTTCATCCCATTTCTTTACTATCAGTGATTTTACCAATTAGTAACACGATATTAAAGTCGTAAGAATAAGGTTATATAGTTCtatgaatattctttgtttattaccatcTTACcgtagtatatagtagggtggggaaagatgggacaccttttcgttctcttttctcgtcccatttagtagtaaacaaagagcattcaaagcattataaaaccgtatcctcacgactctcatagaccgttttcaattgtttaaaacacgatcaggatatttggatattatgtgcttaaggtgtcccatcctccttATACAGTACTCTACTATATGGCGATTTTCGAAAGACTATTTTTGTGTGAACCTATAATCATTGTGGAAAAACTCTAATTTCTTTAAATCAATCGCTGCTTCTTTAACAGCAAAGCACGCAGAGCAGTACGGGTGTGCTGGTCTTATACTTTACTCCGACCCAGCAAACTACTGTGTTCCTGGCGAAGGGGTTTACCCCGACAGTTGGTACCTCCCACCCACTGGTGTACAGAGAGGAAATCTAAAACTTGCTCGCGGCGATCCAAGGACCATCGATTATCCTTCGATTCGTAAGaactttgtgtattttttacaatttaacccaaaaatgaatgttataaataatcaacaatttttactattttacaGTATACAATTTTGGCATAgtcgggtgggggaagatgggagactattcattctattttgttgtccaatttggtaatacaaactttatcctcaccaCTCCCATAgtccgtttttaattgtttaaaacacgctgaggatatttgaatattatgtgctaaaggtgtctcgtcttccccttCCCTACCACATATACACAAGAAAATCGTTTATAAATCATTCCCGCTCTTACATTTTcagtaatttaattttatttcagcaACGGCATGGTTTAAAAACGTGAGTGAAACATCTTTACCGAAAATTCCAGTCACACCAATAGGGTATATCGACGCTGTGAAATACTTGAGCAAAATGGGAGGACCTGCCGTACCTGCAGGCTGGAGTGGCGGTCTGAACATTACGTACAGAATAGGCCCAGGATTTTCTGGCACTTACGCAAGcaggtatatatagtaggatggggtaaaatCGGACGCTTGCTCATATTGCCTCATATTTCAAAAACAGATTATTACGACTTTTGGGTGATATCATGAATTTgtagtatatagtactgtggagaaagatgggacacctttagcacataattttcaagtatcatgatcgtgttttaatcaattaacaacggtctataagagtcgaGGGggtaccgttttataattctatgaatgttctttgtttactactaaatgagacgagtaaataaaaggaaaaggtgttgatttttgttttcatttgttttgtcCATCatcaaatgtaaacaaataaaagcagatttaaaaagtgtcccaacttaccctaCTGTATTGTTGGATGGATTAGTTTAGTgatacaaaataataaaacataatttaaccTCCTCGTGGATTAGAAAATGTTAACGCGCTTGTAGTTTTATCATACACTTTTCAATAGGAGAAATTgttacaaatttgtttttgcagCAAAATGAAAATGAGCGTAAAAACAGAGAACGAAGAAAAGGAAATTAAGAATGTGATGGGATTTATAAGAGGCTCAGTTGAACCTGGTAAACTAGTGTTTAATAAGACTATAGATTCTATCTAAAATCTGTTACCACCTAAAAATATTCCGACGTGACCAACTAGCGCTTTTACATGGTATATACAGTATTATCTtggtttataactttttattgaCTTAatcttttacaaaattaacattaaaatgtttttttttgatttttttttaaatggtcgTTAATCGCAAAACATCTTGTGCATTTTAGACCGATATGTTTTGTTCGGCAATCACCGCGATGCTTGGGTGTTTGGTGCCACTGACCCCTCCAGCGGAACCGCTGTGCTTATGGAGATGGTACGATCGTATAGTGTGATGTTAAAACAAGGTTGGCGACCCAGAAGAACTCTCGTGTTTTGTAGTTGGGGCGCGGAAGAATATGGTCTTATTGGTTCTACAGAATGGGTTGAGGTTAGAGTATGTCATTTCTTGTGCTCGCGGTGGTTTGGACGCTCGCATTGTAATAAAGGATACCTGGTTTAATGTTTAGGTCGCTTCCTCCACCTTGTACTATTGCGAAGTGCATTTAGTGAAGATACTAACTTTGCTTAGTGGTTATTTATGGGTCGTcgtaaaatacacaaaaacaatcaTTCACAGAGTTACAttcggtaactcgtaagcgggcacagggtatataaaacagaacaaccgtgttataacgactgttgtgtCCCAacacgcaaggataaacaaatgCCATCAAAATTACGAcgtataaaaatcaaaaacttgTTTCACTTAGAGTAAATTTGAAACTGGTGAACTATGCATTGtcaaaatataacatacattCTCTTTAAACAGGAATTCCAGAAACAACTTCTGTTTCGAGCAGTGGCTTATATTAATGTTGACGTCAGCGTTAAATCTTCCTACGTGTTTTCATGCCGTGGAGTTTATAGTTTGAGTAATCTAATGTTCGACGTGGCAAAGTCGGTCCCAAACCCTGATACAGCAGAAGTGTCTAAAGGAAGAACAACAGTATATGATACTTGGCTCTTACGAAGTCCATTCAATTCTTCTGATCCAAGTTCCCTACCATTGTAAGTTTATAATACAGTATACGGTGATGCAAAATTAgacatgttttaattcttgttttttaactatttgGTATTGTAAGTTCGTAATACATACGGTGGTGCAAAATAAgacatgttttaattcttataactataataagaataaaaaaaagagtttttacagaattatataacggtAGACTTTTCACCAAAAAAGAGCGGTGTTAGTTAAAACCGATCGGAAAATATATGATTTAGTTTAGGTGCTCACcgtttccatcttaccccacagtaccatacatTATATGTTCGGTGAACATTTATGTCTAATAGGTAATGATTTACAACCATCCTCAATACTATAACCACACGACCGTAAATATTAGTGTCTTTCAAACATAGTTTCAACATATACCGTAAACTCGTAAAAGTAAATGACCTAATACCCACAAGGACAAACATGTAATTTTACAAGacctttttgtattttgcgCATCGCTAGCAAATAGTGCATTCTATTATCCAGTTTCGGCACGTTGGGTTCTGGAAGTGATTACACCATGTTTCTACAAAGCGTTGGTGTTCCAGCTATTGATATGACGTACGACTATGATCGGGTATGATACGTCTCTTGTTTTTATTGCTCCAATTTCACATTGACACAcattaatatagtactgtgtgggaagataggacacctttagcacataatatccaaatatcctgaatgtgttttaaagaattaacaacggtctacgggagtcgtgaggatacggttttataattctttgaatgttttaccaaatggaacgagaaaatagaatgaaaagttacTCCATCTctccatctccccccccctactatatattatttttttcaataaattgttttttactagtttgtgttataacgtttgttttacttttcaataaaacaatgcCTTCAGAAGTGCATGATATTAAAATTTGACCCACGTTTTTACTcgcatacaaaaaatatttaccagcATACTGTTTTAGGGACTTGGTATATCTTCCTACCCACTTTACCACTCTGTGTATGAGACGTTTGACATGGTGACTACATACGTTGATCCAGAGTTCACTTATCATCTGGCCATGGCTCGCATTTGGGCAGAAGCCGGACGCCGGTTGTCGGATTCTGTTATCCTGCCCATTGATTGCAGATTATACGGTGTCTACCTCGATAGGAGTTATGATAGCCTGATGACAATATACGGAAAGAGCATGAGAGGAAATGGTATAGATACAGGTCTGTATAACTGGGGATTATTTTacgaataaaaatatggaaaaGATAGAACTCTCACGCCCGTGTAaaataagatgggacacccttggCATTCCATTTTGTCGTCACATTTGGAGGTAAActaagagcattcaaagaattataaaaccgtatcctcacaactcccacagaccgttgttaattgttttaaacacgctcaggatatttggttgtTATGTGCttagggtgtcccatcttaccccacagtactatatactagTTTAGGTATAGTGTGGGTTTATATTTTGTCCAAAATTAAGcgtaattaaaaatattttacagataaGCTAAAAGAAGTAATCGATTTGTTTGCTGTTGCCGCGAATGAAATTCACGACAAGGAAAACACTCTGGACCTTTCGAAGTTAGAATGTTACTAAATTCAATTTAACCgtcagttatatatatattttctttcaattaaatgtaaagatttttacctttaagcgtgttttaacaactgttgttgtgtcgctatatcctgtcttttcgtttgaaaATATTCTAAATCTTTTCTACCGTATAATTCAAGAGACAaagaaaagttatatttacataCTTTTTTTCAGTGATTTCCTGGTCCGGGGGTACAACGATCAATTGATGCAATTGGAAAGGGCATTTCTGGATCAAAATCCACTTCCTGGAAGGCCTGTGTACAGGTGGGCTAGGATAATGgaataaataattcaatttgCGGAAAAGGTttcatatttgtataatatattagggcggggaaagatgggacacattttaactctattttcttgccccattttgtagtaaacaaagaacatttatagaatgaaaaaactatatccttacgactcccatagagcgatgttaattatttaaaaaactttttttcccctaacctactatatcgACTGCCATTCCAcgcataaataaattattaattctTATTTTTACCTGGCACATATTCTACAGACATTACATAACTGCACCAAGCCAGCACAACAACTACGGTAACTCTGGTTTCCCTGGTTTAGTGGACTCGATGTTTGATATAGACGCAGATCCTGATCaagtgggaagatgggaagaAGTGAAAAGACAATATTCGATTCTCATTTTTCACATTCTATCAGCAGCATCGACACTGCGCACCCCAGTGCCGATGTAACTATGTTCGATTATGCtgcaaatatatgttttaaaaggcCATTAAGTCgatgaatattaaaaataatgcaaaccGTGCGCTTGGTCCATCTCTCGTTCATGTTTCGTCGGTGTGCGAGAAGTTTTTTCGGCAAATTTTTAGAGGAATATTTAGAGTACTCACGACACGGACGGGTGTCACATAATAACAATTTGACGCTTGGACGTGTGTTCCGAACATAGTGTTTCCTATTTTCTTTGATAAATTGTTCTCACATTTCCCTGTACCACTAACGGTGTTagcgaaatatttaaaaatagtttcgtGTTTACGcgttaaagtaaaataacacCTCACCCAAATTCGCATAAGCGATTTATTTATTGCACAGATACATAAACCAACTTTCACACAATTCTCAGTTCACAATATGAAAACGATGGAACGTGTCCTTTATATACGGATGTAAATGGCACACGCTCGATAAACTACGAGTCGCATTGCTTATACGACAGAATAAAATGATTCATAAATACATACAATTAACCAATCAAGTGAAAAGGTACCGATCCCAAACTATTAGACTTGTGCACCAGTAACGGCGTTTTAACAGGTTTTCAGTTTTGGTAAGTAAAATCACTTGGTTGGGACTGCGGGCTTTTTTCTAGGGTAATATTCGTTGATGACGTTGCGTGGAATACGTTTGAGCATTTCCTTGGGGAAAATACGAAGCAACTCCCAACCGATGTCCAAGGAATCGAACACGGTGCGGTTTTCGTACGAACCTGGAAAATAAAGGAAAATTTTGTTAcgatgaaataaaattttgtaggGTCAATGGCCGACGCCATAGCCCAGTCGTTAAAGCGCTCGCATCGTGAGCAAAGGGTACATGGTTCGATGCTTAATGTTGCCACTAGTGTAAGCGTGTAGGCTATAAGCTTGGCATGATCGAACAAACTCATTTATTTCCCCAGATGGTGAATTTGAGTTGGTGTTTCATAGTTTGAACACTCATGTAAGTTAGGGCTTAATTTATTCAGAATATGCAAGGCAGAAACTTAACcacaatttctccaacccaatggCCACGAAtggattgttttaaattgtcagccataaatacaggtaaaaactaaaaaaaaacaacaatttttacaaaaaggtGTAAGTAAAAGTAAGActtcacatttaaattttttatataagctTTCAGCATTAAATCTTGCATAAgtgatgtatttttatacaaataactAAAAGTTACTaccatatttaatatttatttataccttGAGCAATGAAACTCTTCTCAAACTTAGTAAGAAACTCAAGGTACAACATGTCATCTTGTGTAAGAGCTTCCTCTCCAACAACAGCTTTCATTGCTTGGACATCTTTACCAATGGCGTAGTTGGCGTACTGGaatatataagaaaacatGTATATCATCACTCAGGTTTATAGTAGTGAATTGAGTACTCTAGAACAGAGTatatgggttcaaagcttgatgctCACCCATTGTGGGTACACGTACATGTatccctgggcaagacacttaatggcaatgactccaacccagtggtcactaatgggttgtctaaattgtaagaAAAAATACCCTAAAACAGtcttttacaaagttacacttgtgataacttgtaattTGGTATAGGGTACCtaaaacaatacaacaatATTATGCTGTTGTCCTgctattatataaataagcTGCATTCAATTAATCATTTTCCAAAACCATATGCCACACTTACGAGTTGGTTTGATACATCAGAATGATCTTTTCTTGTCATTCCCTCGCCAATAGCTGACTTCATAAGACGGGATAACGAAGGTAACACGTTGATTGGTGGATAGATCTGCCTGTTGTGCAACTGCCGGTCGATGTAGATTTGGCCTTCAGTGATATATCCGGTCAAATCAGGAATAGGATGAGTGATATCTGGATTAAAAATACTATGTTGAATTCTGTTGGAAAAGTTTTGATGGACAGTTGAATGATATCTGGAGTTATAgggtaaacaaaataaaattaaatctgATAAAAATATTGGCGAACAGTTTAAAGCTGTTAAAGTAGAATTTAATCTTTATTCTTAAATTATTTGaagagaaaatattttttgtgtttagtaGCAAATTGCAAAATTGTTAGCTAGGACCTAGGTAAGGCCTTTAATGCCGGAATTAACTCAAAAATGTATATCACCAATACTTTAAGGGTACAAAACCAAACTTATTTTGaccaaaacatatattaatgGAAAGTGCTGCAGTGATAATTTCGGTGTACCTTTAGAGCCGC
This window harbors:
- the LOC100183961 gene encoding glucosylceramidase; the encoded protein is MIRFLFAFVVIIQSALSEPCVPRDYGHESFVCVCNATYCDTLLTNRPVPLNSVSVYTTSKSKSRFDFSLEQLQKAQGFSTVQPTITVTDEKVFQTIKGFGGAATDAATINIKSLSSKTQDQLIASYFGPLGIEYNIIRVPIASCDYSTREYTYLDTPNDFNLSTFALAKEDINYKIPILKSAFAMSKNNLSLYGSPWTAPAWLKTSDNEIGRGWLQGQAGDKYHKTWAEYFTRFLDEYKKHGIEFWGLTVQNEPSNGLLVKSSWQSTGFTAEMQRDFVKMDLGPALRKHGYGNIKLMILDDQRLFLPAFPEVVLADKEAAQYVSGIGVHWYWDWLIGPDVLDDTHNKFPDTFILGTEACNKDSPQPDLGKWDTGVKYSNSILDNLNNWAVGWVDWNMCLDLQGGPNWANNFDDSPVIANATADEFYKQPMFYHLGHFSKFLVEGSVRIHSTGTDLPSDIKYVAAKTPSGSFVLVVLNTSADDVPITVVANESMFNVTSPADSIQTFTWSKYQ
- the LOC100180761 gene encoding putative N-acetylated-alpha-linked acidic dipeptidase translates to MPSRFVVVLVSVLAVSVSIGIGVIIGYFSHPSANSNVQAPIEDESIQQKLMNSINKENIQTHLKFLTKKPHIAGRSNDEVELVTYIENEWKANGLDNVVSYPYNVLLSYPKQGDSNYVAIVAADGTESDISQRKELVIDPEQNDPDVVDPFNAYSAAGEPEGDIVYVNYGTIDDFIYLNRTMLIDFHNKICIARYGSIFRGDKAKHAEQYGCAGLILYSDPANYCVPGEGVYPDSWYLPPTGVQRGNLKLARGDPRTIDYPSIPTAWFKNVSETSLPKIPVTPIGYIDAVKYLSKMGGPAVPAGWSGGLNITYRIGPGFSGTYASSKMKMSVKTENEEKEIKNVMGFIRGSVEPDRYVLFGNHRDAWVFGATDPSSGTAVLMEMVRSYSVMLKQGWRPRRTLVFCSWGAEEYGLIGSTEWVEEFQKQLLFRAVAYINVDVSVKSSYVFSCRGVYSLSNLMFDVAKSVPNPDTAEVSKGRTTVYDTWLLRSPFNSSDPSSLPFFGTLGSGSDYTMFLQSVGVPAIDMTYDYDRGLGISSYPLYHSVYETFDMVTTYVDPEFTYHLAMARIWAEAGRRLSDSVILPIDCRLYGVYLDRSYDSLMTIYGKSMRGNGIDTDKLKEVIDLFAVAANEIHDKENTLDLSNDFLVRGYNDQLMQLERAFLDQNPLPGRPVYRHYITAPSQHNNYGNSGFPGLVDSMFDIDADPDQVGRWEEVKRQYSILIFHILSAASTLRTPVPM